A genomic segment from Bosea sp. OAE506 encodes:
- a CDS encoding alpha/beta hydrolase: MTTATLNPPLGRCALPFVDACHPDRPLAVNLYRPERYRPNDPVVVVQHGMMRNGDDYRDFWIDAAEKHNLLIVAPTFPDAAFPKAEGYNNGLVVAPDGAVAPREDWLYAVPLRVLDALRAGGVIDTPVIRIFGHSAGGQFVHRMLATQGLGPFEAAIAANSGWYTLPALDAPFPEGLGGLGLDEAALLRWLASPMIILAGGRDIATDDSNLPSQPEALAQGPHRFARSHRMIALGRAEAQRRGAPCNWVHIEVPGIGHDGEAMSHAAAAYWFEGRIPTAAAAGASGKVVA, translated from the coding sequence ATGACCACCGCCACGCTGAACCCACCCCTCGGCCGCTGCGCGCTGCCCTTCGTCGATGCCTGCCATCCGGACCGGCCGCTCGCGGTCAATCTCTACCGGCCTGAGCGTTACCGGCCCAACGATCCCGTCGTCGTCGTCCAGCATGGCATGATGCGCAATGGCGACGACTACCGCGATTTCTGGATCGATGCGGCCGAGAAGCACAACCTCCTGATCGTCGCGCCGACCTTTCCCGACGCTGCATTCCCCAAGGCCGAGGGCTATAACAACGGGCTCGTGGTCGCGCCCGACGGCGCGGTCGCGCCGCGTGAGGACTGGCTCTATGCCGTGCCCCTGCGCGTGCTCGACGCTCTGCGCGCCGGCGGCGTCATCGACACGCCCGTCATCCGGATCTTCGGCCACTCGGCCGGCGGCCAGTTCGTCCATCGCATGCTGGCGACGCAGGGCCTTGGTCCCTTCGAGGCGGCTATTGCCGCCAACTCCGGCTGGTACACGCTGCCGGCGCTCGACGCGCCCTTCCCGGAAGGACTGGGCGGACTCGGGCTCGACGAGGCAGCGCTGCTGCGCTGGCTTGCCTCGCCGATGATCATCCTGGCCGGCGGCCGCGACATCGCCACCGACGATTCCAACCTCCCGTCCCAGCCCGAGGCACTGGCCCAGGGGCCGCACCGTTTCGCCCGGTCGCATCGCATGATCGCGCTCGGGCGGGCCGAAGCCCAGCGCCGCGGCGCCCCCTGCAACTGGGTCCATATCGAGGTGCCCGGCATCGGCCACGACGGCGAGGCGATGTCCCACGCCGCCGCGGCCTACTGGTTCGAGGGCCGCATTCCCACGGCGGCCGCGGCAGGCGCGAGCGGCAAGGTCGTCGCCTGA
- a CDS encoding ABC transporter ATP-binding protein codes for MSAPILEQPILELKGITRHFRRSPTLAERILMATGRGKPPPVLRAVDGVDLTVARGEVLGLVGESGCGKSTLARVVTGILPPTSGEVVYDQRKVAGLKGRDRLDYLLKVQMIFQDPYASLDPRMKVSRIVGEALSLHKLVPKGQIDEAVDRALTEVGLDTAYRERYPHQFSGGQRQRIGIARALAVKPDFLVCDEPVSALDVSIQAQVINLFMDVRARHGLTYLFVSHDLGLVRHISDRVAIMYLGRIVEIGPAAEVFASPAHPYSAALIAAIPSAARRKQAFKPLGGELPSPLAPPPGCPFHPRCPQAMAVCREIRPPLAEIAPGRSAACHLHTAPEAA; via the coding sequence ATGAGCGCGCCAATCCTCGAGCAGCCGATCCTTGAGCTGAAGGGCATCACCCGGCATTTCCGCCGCAGCCCGACGCTGGCCGAACGCATCCTGATGGCGACCGGGCGGGGCAAGCCGCCGCCGGTGCTGCGCGCCGTCGACGGGGTCGACCTCACCGTCGCACGCGGCGAGGTGCTCGGCCTCGTCGGCGAGTCCGGCTGCGGCAAGTCCACGCTCGCCCGCGTCGTCACCGGCATCCTGCCGCCGACCTCCGGCGAGGTCGTCTATGATCAGCGCAAGGTGGCGGGGCTGAAGGGCAGGGACCGTCTGGACTACCTGCTCAAGGTCCAGATGATCTTCCAGGACCCTTATGCCTCGCTCGATCCGCGCATGAAGGTCTCCCGCATCGTCGGCGAGGCGCTGAGCCTGCACAAGCTGGTGCCGAAGGGCCAGATCGACGAAGCCGTTGACCGCGCCCTGACCGAGGTCGGGCTCGATACCGCCTATCGCGAGCGCTACCCGCACCAGTTCTCGGGCGGCCAGCGCCAGCGCATCGGTATCGCCCGGGCGCTCGCGGTGAAGCCCGACTTCCTCGTCTGCGACGAGCCGGTCTCGGCGCTGGACGTCTCGATCCAGGCCCAGGTCATCAACCTGTTCATGGATGTGCGCGCCCGCCACGGCCTGACCTATCTCTTCGTCAGCCACGATCTCGGCCTCGTCCGCCATATCAGCGACCGCGTCGCCATCATGTATCTCGGCCGCATCGTCGAGATCGGCCCTGCGGCCGAGGTCTTCGCGTCGCCGGCACACCCCTACAGTGCGGCCCTGATCGCGGCGATCCCCTCCGCCGCGCGGCGCAAGCAGGCCTTCAAGCCGCTGGGGGGCGAGTTGCCGTCGCCGCTGGCGCCGCCGCCCGGCTGCCCTTTCCATCCCCGCTGCCCGCAGGCGATGGCGGTCTGCCGCGAGATCAGGCCGCCTCTGGCCGAGATCGCGCCCGGCCGCAGCGCCGCCTGTCATCTGCACACGGCTCCGGAGGCCGCATGA